One region of bacterium BMS3Abin08 genomic DNA includes:
- a CDS encoding coproporphyrinogen III oxidase, producing MSNLRIGFVQATNSMDVHWFKPLAFGYLKSYLVNNINFLVEMDFIKPYAKEIDKYDIIAISSTSQDYGRALEIASRIKGVTPEVIIIIGGHHVTYLPETMSEDFDIGVMGEGEETFLELVKLIKKKKKFLAPDDLKDVEGIVYRDNGEIVVTRRRHLIKPLDRIPHPERFPDGTQYIFTSRGCPYKCAFCSSSAFWDKTRMFSAEYVVDEIEEIVGIFPDINHITVEDDLFVISLSRFKRICELLEQRGLSDKLKFSFSVRANLITDEFCKTIKRLNIQSVCFGAESASDRILGILGKKTTSAQNQKALDLLHKHDIPCVCSFIIGVPTETVEEVKTTYEFVVNNLLDDKLRAGCPVNILMPMPGTKMWDFALKNGHVKLSGFDWNKLSIFASYRHSKIESFKEWAELRKRNNSLYLNEETIPEEALYEIMSDYEEKIKRIEREKLRNEELKNTLQQMEARLKDMLTVTNKFRDILPILEDISKNILREGGSPELLNKTGELCYHLRINERAFQLFRKALNSDSGKDEIWNNLGVIYLEKKDLNRARECFSKSLEINPENNEARHNTLQMLSALYEPVDAERLNKKGGVSL from the coding sequence ATGAGTAATCTAAGGATAGGGTTTGTTCAGGCAACAAATAGTATGGATGTTCACTGGTTTAAGCCCCTTGCCTTTGGATATCTCAAATCATATCTTGTGAATAATATTAATTTTTTGGTTGAAATGGATTTTATTAAACCGTATGCAAAGGAGATTGATAAATACGATATTATCGCTATTTCCTCAACTTCACAGGACTATGGCAGGGCACTTGAGATTGCATCAAGGATAAAAGGGGTAACCCCGGAAGTTATAATTATTATTGGCGGTCACCATGTGACTTATCTTCCCGAAACCATGAGCGAGGACTTCGATATTGGAGTAATGGGAGAAGGGGAAGAAACCTTTCTGGAACTCGTTAAGCTGATAAAAAAGAAGAAGAAATTCTTAGCTCCGGATGATTTGAAAGATGTAGAGGGGATAGTCTACCGGGATAATGGAGAGATTGTCGTGACCAGAAGGAGGCATCTGATCAAACCCCTTGACAGGATTCCCCATCCTGAGCGCTTTCCGGATGGAACCCAGTATATCTTCACTTCCAGAGGATGCCCTTACAAGTGTGCCTTCTGCAGTAGTTCAGCATTCTGGGATAAAACTCGAATGTTCAGTGCTGAATATGTCGTGGATGAGATTGAAGAGATTGTCGGTATATTCCCGGATATAAACCATATCACAGTTGAGGATGATCTTTTTGTGATAAGCTTATCCAGATTTAAACGGATATGTGAATTGCTTGAGCAGAGAGGACTTTCAGATAAGCTTAAATTTTCCTTTTCCGTGAGGGCTAACCTTATCACTGATGAGTTTTGTAAAACTATAAAACGACTAAATATTCAGTCTGTCTGTTTTGGTGCTGAATCAGCTTCCGACAGGATTCTTGGAATACTTGGGAAAAAGACTACATCGGCTCAAAATCAGAAAGCGCTTGATCTTCTCCATAAGCATGACATACCCTGTGTCTGCTCCTTTATTATCGGTGTTCCCACAGAGACGGTAGAAGAGGTGAAAACCACCTATGAATTTGTTGTAAACAACCTTCTTGATGATAAACTCAGAGCAGGTTGTCCTGTAAATATCCTTATGCCGATGCCTGGCACAAAGATGTGGGACTTTGCACTGAAAAACGGTCATGTAAAACTAAGCGGTTTCGACTGGAACAAACTATCTATATTTGCCTCGTACAGACACTCAAAAATAGAGTCTTTTAAGGAGTGGGCAGAACTCAGAAAAAGGAATAATTCACTATATCTTAACGAAGAAACAATACCAGAGGAAGCACTCTATGAGATAATGAGCGATTATGAAGAAAAGATAAAAAGGATCGAAAGGGAGAAACTCAGGAACGAGGAGTTAAAAAATACCCTTCAGCAAATGGAGGCAAGACTAAAGGACATGTTAACGGTAACAAATAAATTCAGGGATATCCTTCCAATTCTTGAGGATATATCAAAAAACATCCTACGAGAAGGTGGCTCTCCAGAGTTACTGAATAAAACAGGCGAGTTATGTTATCACCTGAGAATTAACGAAAGGGCATTTCAATTATTTAGAAAGGCATTGAACAGTGACTCCGGAAAAGACGAAATCTGGAACAATCTGGGTGTTATATATCTTGAAAAAAAAGATCTCAATCGGGCAAGGGAGTGTTTCAGTAAGTCTTTAGAGATAAACCCTGAAAACAATGAAGCCAGACATAATACTCTTCAGATGTTGAGTGCCTTATATGAACCGGTTGATGCAGAGAGGT
- the clcA_2 gene encoding H(+)/Cl(-) exchange transporter ClcA yields the protein MKVNEAIQSEPLSPLIISFLSVFIGVVAGLGAVVFRGLIALFHNLLFLGKLSVVYNANIHTPPGPWGILIIFVPVLGAVGVVFLVKNFAPEAKGHGVPEVMDAIYYNKGIIRPVVAVVKSVASALSIGSGGAVGREGPIIQIGSSFGSSLGQIFPMPIWQRINLISAGAAAGIAATFNTPIGGVLFALEIMMHEVSARTLVPVAISTATATYIARIFFGSYPSFLIPELEGHYFHLANPLVLVSYVGLGVLMGLFSTLFIKSIYAFEDLFTKRVKGNYYIQHMTGMFMVGIMMYLLMITTGHYYIEGVGYSTIQDILSGRQSQLYLLILLFFLKLLAVSLTLGSGASGGIFSPALYMGATMGGAYGIILHQAFPSFTISPPAFAAAGMAAMIGGSTGAAMAAIVMIFEMTLDYNVIIPITVTVAFSYGVRKILSKDSIYTLKLARRGHYVPEALQANVYHVKRVKDMMETRLTLVPASGTLDEFAQMLSEQMAVSNFLVKDAGKIVGLITKDVAIEALGRRGEISTLGEISDRGFITVSEDSTLFEVIARMRSGRASAALVIRDGETISDSTVVGVVTKEHIADAMIDAVELFTN from the coding sequence ATGAAAGTAAATGAAGCAATTCAAAGTGAACCACTCTCTCCGCTGATCATTTCCTTTTTATCGGTATTTATAGGCGTGGTTGCCGGACTGGGTGCCGTGGTGTTTCGTGGCCTGATTGCCCTCTTCCACAATCTCCTGTTCTTAGGCAAATTGTCGGTGGTGTATAACGCCAATATTCATACCCCTCCGGGCCCATGGGGTATTCTTATTATTTTTGTGCCTGTGCTTGGCGCCGTTGGCGTTGTCTTCCTTGTTAAAAACTTCGCTCCTGAAGCAAAAGGTCACGGTGTTCCTGAGGTTATGGATGCGATTTACTATAACAAGGGCATTATCAGACCGGTCGTTGCTGTGGTTAAATCGGTTGCCTCCGCGCTTTCCATTGGAAGCGGAGGTGCTGTTGGTCGCGAGGGGCCGATCATCCAGATCGGTTCTTCCTTCGGTTCCTCATTAGGCCAGATTTTTCCGATGCCTATTTGGCAACGAATCAACTTGATCTCGGCCGGTGCCGCTGCCGGTATTGCCGCAACGTTTAACACCCCGATAGGAGGGGTACTGTTCGCCCTCGAAATCATGATGCATGAAGTCAGTGCGAGGACACTGGTTCCAGTCGCAATTTCCACGGCTACCGCCACCTACATTGCCCGTATCTTCTTTGGCAGCTATCCGTCCTTTTTAATCCCTGAGCTTGAGGGGCATTACTTTCACCTGGCCAACCCGCTGGTGCTCGTCTCTTATGTAGGGCTGGGTGTGCTCATGGGTCTGTTCTCCACACTCTTCATAAAGTCTATCTACGCTTTCGAGGATCTGTTCACTAAACGTGTAAAAGGAAACTACTATATTCAACACATGACCGGGATGTTTATGGTGGGCATAATGATGTACCTCCTGATGATTACAACCGGCCACTACTATATAGAAGGTGTCGGCTATTCAACGATTCAAGACATACTTTCCGGCAGGCAGTCGCAACTATACCTGCTCATTTTACTCTTTTTTTTAAAACTGCTTGCCGTATCCCTGACCCTTGGTTCAGGTGCGTCCGGTGGTATTTTTTCGCCGGCGCTTTATATGGGAGCAACAATGGGTGGAGCGTACGGGATTATCCTTCACCAGGCCTTTCCATCGTTTACGATCAGTCCTCCGGCATTTGCCGCCGCCGGTATGGCGGCAATGATCGGTGGATCGACAGGCGCGGCTATGGCAGCCATTGTGATGATCTTTGAAATGACCCTTGACTACAACGTCATCATCCCCATTACAGTCACCGTGGCGTTCAGCTACGGGGTACGGAAGATTCTGTCAAAAGACAGCATTTATACACTGAAGCTTGCCCGGCGCGGCCACTACGTGCCCGAAGCGCTGCAAGCTAATGTGTATCACGTAAAACGGGTAAAGGATATGATGGAAACCCGTCTCACGCTCGTGCCGGCTTCGGGCACTCTTGACGAATTTGCACAGATGCTGTCAGAACAGATGGCGGTATCGAATTTCCTCGTTAAGGATGCCGGTAAAATAGTAGGTCTTATTACCAAGGATGTGGCGATAGAAGCCCTCGGTAGACGTGGGGAAATCAGCACGCTCGGCGAGATCTCCGATAGAGGCTTTATAACCGTGTCGGAGGATTCAACGCTCTTTGAAGTCATTGCCCGGATGCGTTCCGGCCGGGCCTCTGCCGCACTGGTTATACGTGACGGGGAAACCATTTCCGACAGCACTGTAGTCGGGGTGGTCACAAAGGAGCATATAGCGGATGCCATGATCGATGCCGTAGAGCTGTTTACTAATTGA
- the mgsA_1 gene encoding methylglyoxal synthase: MRSTIKLREKKKIVLVAHDNMKKDLLEWASYNKVLLKGHELFATGTTGNLLSEELGLDVNCFMSGPLGGDQQIGAKIAEGGVDILVFFWDPLEPQPHDVDVKALLRLAVVYNVPTACNRSTADFLISSPLMKNNYERYIFDSIKRKTTFTEN, translated from the coding sequence ATGAGAAGCACGATTAAATTAAGAGAAAAAAAGAAAATAGTCCTGGTTGCTCATGACAATATGAAGAAGGATCTATTAGAATGGGCGTCCTATAACAAAGTGTTGCTGAAAGGACACGAGCTATTTGCAACAGGGACTACAGGAAATCTCCTGTCGGAAGAACTTGGGCTTGATGTCAATTGTTTTATGAGTGGTCCGCTGGGAGGAGACCAGCAGATAGGAGCCAAAATAGCGGAAGGAGGGGTAGATATCCTTGTTTTTTTCTGGGATCCTCTCGAACCACAACCTCATGATGTCGACGTAAAGGCGCTCCTCAGATTAGCCGTTGTCTACAATGTGCCCACTGCCTGTAACCGGTCTACAGCAGACTTCCTTATCTCATCTCCGCTAATGAAAAATAATTATGAAAGATACATATTCGACTCTATTAAAAGGAAAACAACATTCACAGAAAATTAA
- the rpfG_6 gene encoding cyclic di-GMP phosphodiesterase response regulator RpfG gives MVLKTKIIAIIVLVVLVTLSLTTIIILNVQQKKLILSTFDDAKMLSGIVERSIDEAMRNGKSREVQKILENLGQSKELVTLRIVSVAGEVLKSKTPKEIGSKSREFLNFGRKKGSPFLINNKRVINYTVIRNRKACYGCHDSKVEINGIIEMGVDFSRHRAAILSMKRFLFLVNIIGVICIAAVLSILLTNFVIKPMNILLRTIREVDGGNWDARVYLDSNDEMGAIGSSFNKMITHIKSLYDKNIKKQRELSRVKAELEHKKRLEELNSQLQYKIKEVETANKAIMSLSREIKNKNVKLTNMVDRLKTINEVGRVLSTIIDSDELMRLIIKTTAEMLDAERGAIYLNDENESSLTIKYLKGAGIERNEGIAVDFKAIYSEVLQKGRPLLKGNGSGYPSAMAVPLKMKARVIGAIILENKADGHHFSDDELEILSTLSNQAMVAIENAWLYDRVKNNYFATIQALVNALEANDLYTKGHSERVKTLAIELGKHIGLDFKELEILEHAAILHDIGKIGIDSIILNKEDKLTSTEYSLVKAHPLIGEEILGPVDELDDVRTTIMQHHERYDGRGYPYGLAGEELFLKARILSVIDTFDAMLTDRPYRKAFPYPRVLEELRLNAGTQFDPFVVDSFIEMLQIKGEQFLVDVGYGFTFSHDNSVN, from the coding sequence ATGGTTTTAAAGACAAAGATCATAGCTATAATAGTCCTTGTCGTTCTGGTCACCCTAAGCCTCACCACAATAATTATCCTCAATGTCCAGCAGAAAAAACTGATCCTGAGTACTTTTGACGATGCAAAAATGCTTTCAGGCATCGTTGAGAGGAGTATTGACGAGGCAATGAGGAACGGTAAAAGCAGGGAGGTGCAGAAAATCCTTGAAAACCTTGGACAGTCCAAAGAGCTGGTTACTCTGCGCATAGTATCAGTGGCTGGAGAGGTTTTGAAGTCCAAAACCCCGAAAGAGATTGGATCGAAGTCAAGGGAATTCCTGAACTTTGGAAGAAAGAAGGGGTCCCCTTTTCTCATCAACAATAAAAGAGTGATTAACTATACTGTAATCAGGAACCGTAAGGCCTGTTACGGCTGTCACGACAGTAAGGTGGAGATTAACGGAATAATAGAGATGGGTGTGGATTTTAGCCGCCATAGGGCGGCTATTCTGTCAATGAAACGATTTCTCTTCCTGGTTAATATAATTGGCGTTATCTGCATAGCCGCTGTGCTGAGCATCCTTCTTACAAACTTTGTTATTAAACCCATGAATATCCTTCTTCGCACAATAAGGGAGGTTGATGGTGGAAACTGGGATGCGAGGGTTTATCTTGATTCCAACGATGAGATGGGGGCAATAGGCAGTTCTTTTAACAAGATGATTACCCACATCAAGAGTCTCTATGATAAGAATATCAAGAAACAACGGGAGTTGTCACGGGTCAAGGCAGAGCTGGAGCATAAAAAGAGACTTGAGGAGCTGAACTCCCAGCTTCAGTATAAGATCAAAGAGGTTGAAACGGCCAATAAGGCAATAATGTCACTTTCCAGGGAAATCAAGAACAAGAATGTTAAACTGACCAACATGGTCGACAGACTGAAGACCATCAATGAGGTTGGCAGGGTGTTAAGCACGATTATTGACTCAGATGAGCTTATGAGGTTGATTATCAAGACTACAGCAGAGATGCTTGATGCAGAGCGGGGTGCTATTTATTTAAATGATGAAAACGAGAGTTCTCTTACAATAAAGTACCTCAAGGGTGCAGGTATTGAGAGGAATGAGGGTATAGCCGTTGACTTCAAGGCCATTTATTCAGAGGTGTTGCAGAAGGGCAGGCCCCTTCTCAAGGGCAATGGTTCCGGATATCCTTCAGCAATGGCAGTGCCTCTGAAGATGAAGGCCCGCGTCATAGGGGCAATAATACTGGAGAACAAGGCGGACGGTCATCATTTCAGTGATGATGAACTTGAGATATTATCTACACTTTCAAACCAGGCCATGGTGGCAATTGAGAACGCCTGGCTTTACGACAGGGTTAAGAACAACTATTTTGCAACAATACAGGCCCTCGTTAATGCCCTTGAGGCCAATGACCTTTATACAAAGGGCCACTCTGAACGTGTTAAGACGCTCGCTATTGAACTTGGCAAGCATATTGGTCTTGATTTTAAGGAGCTCGAGATTCTTGAGCATGCAGCCATCCTCCATGATATCGGAAAGATCGGCATTGACTCAATTATACTGAATAAAGAGGATAAGCTTACAAGCACTGAGTACAGCCTTGTAAAGGCACATCCCCTTATCGGGGAAGAGATCCTTGGACCTGTTGACGAACTTGATGATGTCAGGACAACGATTATGCAACACCACGAGAGGTATGACGGGAGGGGCTACCCCTACGGGCTCGCTGGTGAGGAGCTTTTTTTGAAGGCCCGTATTCTCTCGGTGATAGATACATTTGATGCCATGCTTACAGACAGGCCGTACAGAAAGGCCTTTCCCTATCCAAGGGTGTTAGAGGAATTGAGGCTTAATGCAGGAACCCAGTTCGATCCCTTTGTTGTGGATTCTTTCATAGAGATGCTCCAGATAAAGGGTGAACAGTTCCTGGTGGACGTCGGGTATGGGTTTACCTTCAGTCATGACAATTCCGTCAATTAA
- a CDS encoding endoribonuclease L-PSP, with protein MEIEERLKELGITLPDAPGALGSYIPLVKTGELLFLSGILPFKNGILLASGLVGSDVDIETAKEAARQIVVNAFSIIREYEGLERIRRCIRLNGYVASDPAFYNQPGVLNGASDLLEKIMGNNGIHTRTAVGVSVLPLNSPVEIDFIFEAG; from the coding sequence ATGGAAATTGAAGAAAGATTAAAAGAGCTTGGAATTACGCTCCCCGATGCACCGGGTGCGCTGGGGTCTTATATACCGCTTGTCAAAACCGGAGAACTCCTTTTCCTCAGTGGAATCCTGCCCTTTAAGAACGGTATCTTACTCGCTTCAGGCCTGGTTGGAAGCGATGTCGACATCGAGACGGCAAAGGAAGCAGCGCGGCAGATTGTTGTAAACGCCTTCTCCATAATAAGGGAGTACGAGGGGCTTGAACGTATAAGAAGGTGCATACGGTTAAATGGATATGTCGCCTCCGACCCCGCATTTTACAATCAGCCGGGGGTTCTTAACGGTGCATCAGACCTTCTGGAGAAGATCATGGGAAACAATGGTATTCATACAAGAACCGCCGTAGGAGTTTCCGTGCTGCCCTTAAACTCTCCCGTTGAAATAGACTTCATCTTTGAGGCAGGTTAA
- the argJ gene encoding arginine biosynthesis bifunctional protein ArgJ, translated as MKKQRKQKCLPEAPEGYLFAATSAGIKYKDREDLALIYSVRDANVAGVFTNNRIKSAPVLLDIRRTRRYGTCRAIIVNSGNANACTGTQGMADAKRISRELALRLDIHEREVLPSSTGVIGTPLPMDRFLRGVKELPLKLDNKGALDVARAIMTTDTFPKITSRSVHLGKRRGVILGIAKGAGMIAPDLATMLCFILTDLNLESRTMKDILTDVVDVTFNSITIDGDMSTNDTVLLLSNGASGNTIDRQSRYLRTFRDALFDVCHELSTMIVRDGEGATKSVTVYVRDAKNKRDAKLAAGTVAGSLLVKTALYGGEVNWGRIMASLGRSGVPVKENLTDIVFNGIRIVKEGMSTGMEKKASLTMKNKDITIEISLGMGGSSWRYYTCDLTDEYIRINAEYLS; from the coding sequence ATGAAAAAACAGAGGAAACAGAAATGCTTACCGGAAGCCCCTGAGGGGTACCTCTTCGCCGCAACTTCGGCCGGAATCAAGTATAAGGACCGCGAAGACCTTGCCCTAATATATTCCGTCCGGGATGCAAATGTCGCCGGTGTATTCACTAACAACAGGATAAAATCCGCTCCTGTACTCCTTGACATAAGAAGAACAAGAAGGTATGGAACTTGCCGGGCAATCATTGTAAACAGTGGAAATGCAAATGCATGTACGGGTACGCAGGGCATGGCTGATGCAAAAAGAATATCCAGGGAACTCGCCCTCCGTCTTGACATTCATGAAAGAGAAGTCCTTCCGTCATCAACCGGTGTAATAGGCACACCGCTGCCTATGGACAGGTTCCTGAGGGGCGTTAAGGAACTACCCCTGAAATTAGACAACAAGGGCGCCTTAGATGTAGCCAGGGCCATCATGACCACAGATACCTTCCCTAAAATCACATCAAGGAGTGTACACCTCGGCAAGAGGAGAGGTGTCATACTCGGCATTGCAAAGGGTGCCGGAATGATTGCCCCTGACCTGGCAACTATGCTCTGTTTCATCCTGACTGATCTTAACCTCGAAAGCAGGACAATGAAGGACATTTTAACGGACGTCGTTGACGTGACCTTCAACTCCATAACCATCGACGGTGACATGAGCACCAATGACACGGTCCTTTTGCTTTCCAACGGGGCTTCCGGAAACACGATCGACAGGCAATCAAGATACTTACGGACGTTCAGAGATGCCCTCTTCGATGTTTGCCATGAACTTTCAACGATGATTGTAAGGGACGGAGAAGGGGCAACAAAGTCTGTGACGGTATACGTAAGGGATGCAAAAAACAAAAGGGATGCAAAGCTTGCAGCCGGAACAGTCGCCGGTTCACTCCTGGTTAAGACAGCCCTCTACGGTGGAGAGGTTAACTGGGGGAGGATTATGGCTTCCCTTGGCAGATCAGGGGTCCCGGTTAAAGAGAACCTGACAGACATTGTTTTCAACGGCATCAGGATTGTTAAGGAAGGGATGAGTACCGGTATGGAGAAGAAGGCATCCCTTACAATGAAAAACAAGGATATAACAATCGAGATAAGTCTTGGGATGGGTGGTTCTTCATGGCGGTATTACACCTGCGACCTTACAGATGAGTATATAAGGATTAATGCCGAATATCTGAGTTAA
- the cdd gene encoding cytidine deaminase encodes MEDIISRIFSHAEAALQRSIAPYSGVRVGAALLSGDGRIFSGCNVENPSLMLSECAEKVAILKAISEGVDNIAAILIVSNRDDYCYPCGACRQIIFEFAKDADIYIVGRKGIKKYAIAELLPLAFRK; translated from the coding sequence ATGGAAGATATAATCAGCAGGATTTTCTCGCATGCCGAGGCTGCATTGCAAAGGTCGATAGCGCCGTACTCGGGAGTCAGGGTTGGTGCTGCCCTGCTTTCCGGTGATGGAAGGATATTTTCGGGCTGTAATGTTGAAAACCCATCCCTGATGCTCAGTGAATGTGCCGAGAAGGTGGCAATACTGAAGGCAATCTCGGAAGGAGTGGACAACATAGCAGCAATACTGATCGTCTCAAACCGGGATGATTACTGTTATCCCTGCGGTGCCTGCAGACAGATCATATTTGAATTCGCCAAAGACGCTGATATATACATCGTGGGCAGGAAGGGTATCAAGAAATACGCTATTGCAGAACTCCTTCCATTGGCTTTCAGAAAGTGA
- a CDS encoding photosystem I assembly protein Ycf3, with translation MHIKLPHLKRLLTFIFILSTFLSCATVSEESKFKEAGSHYKLAISHMEEGEYQPAFVELQKALKINPGDKYVYYALGIIYHYFGDISKSEESLKKAIAIDPEYSEALNMLGFVYMKTGRWDSAIESFKRALGNTLYAHPEKAFANLGLAYYRKGNLKEAIRAFKSSLKRMPDFHVAYYGLALCYNAMDRYGEASEALNEAIKYDPEIKADRNRAREVLLKKKLGTTDRREERDYRDLIEILHY, from the coding sequence ATGCACATTAAATTGCCACACTTAAAGAGGTTACTGACTTTTATCTTTATCCTGTCAACTTTCCTCTCATGTGCTACCGTGTCTGAAGAGAGCAAGTTTAAAGAGGCGGGGAGTCACTACAAACTTGCAATTTCCCACATGGAAGAGGGAGAGTATCAACCCGCCTTTGTTGAACTCCAGAAGGCCCTCAAGATCAACCCCGGGGACAAATATGTCTACTATGCCCTGGGGATCATATACCATTACTTTGGAGATATCTCTAAATCGGAAGAATCATTAAAAAAGGCGATCGCAATCGACCCGGAATATTCAGAGGCATTAAATATGCTTGGCTTTGTCTACATGAAAACGGGCAGGTGGGACAGCGCCATAGAGTCCTTCAAAAGGGCACTCGGAAACACCCTCTATGCCCACCCGGAAAAGGCCTTTGCAAACCTCGGCCTGGCATATTACAGGAAAGGCAACCTGAAGGAGGCAATCAGGGCCTTCAAGAGTTCCTTAAAAAGGATGCCGGACTTTCACGTTGCCTATTACGGCCTTGCCCTGTGCTACAATGCCATGGACAGATATGGTGAGGCTTCCGAAGCCCTCAATGAAGCCATAAAATACGACCCCGAGATAAAGGCTGACAGGAACCGTGCCAGGGAGGTGTTGCTAAAGAAAAAACTGGGCACAACCGACAGGCGTGAAGAGCGGGATTACAGGGACCTTATTGAGATCCTCCACTATTGA
- the tal gene encoding transaldolase, producing the protein MNNNPLRALQKFGQSFWYDNISRGILKSGELKRMIEEEGVRGVTSNPSIFYKSIKSGSDYDEQLKELFIRNPGMTDKEVFVALAITDIKDACNLLMPVYEESGGADGFVSIEVDPHLAYDTEGTVKDALELFEDIKMPNLMVKVPATKEGLPAIEELIYLGKNINVTLLFSVKRYEEVAEAYLKGLERRADEGKPLNNVNSVASFFVSRVDTLADKYLEEKLNNAKDGPSEEKIRTLMGKAAVANAQLAYESFKMAFSSDWFLYLKRKDAKIQRLLWGSTSTKNPRYSDILYVRELIGPGTVNTMPDDTWKAFKDHGRVERTIDRDIDGAKSILNEIESLGISMSSITKELEDEGVRLFAESFDSLIALIKQKREELS; encoded by the coding sequence ATGAATAATAACCCACTCAGAGCGTTACAGAAGTTCGGACAGAGTTTCTGGTATGACAACATAAGCAGGGGAATCCTGAAGTCAGGTGAACTGAAGAGGATGATAGAAGAAGAAGGAGTGAGAGGTGTTACCTCAAATCCCAGCATATTCTATAAGTCGATAAAGTCCGGCTCCGACTATGACGAACAATTGAAGGAACTCTTCATCAGAAACCCCGGAATGACGGATAAAGAGGTCTTTGTCGCCCTTGCAATAACAGATATAAAGGATGCATGCAACCTCCTGATGCCTGTCTATGAAGAGAGTGGAGGAGCAGATGGTTTTGTAAGCATAGAGGTTGACCCCCATCTTGCCTATGATACGGAAGGCACGGTCAAGGATGCATTAGAACTCTTTGAAGATATCAAGATGCCCAACCTCATGGTAAAGGTACCTGCAACAAAAGAGGGCCTCCCTGCAATTGAGGAACTTATCTACCTGGGCAAAAACATAAACGTCACCCTCCTCTTTTCAGTGAAGAGGTATGAAGAGGTAGCCGAGGCATACCTGAAGGGACTTGAAAGAAGAGCAGACGAGGGAAAGCCCCTCAACAACGTCAACTCTGTTGCAAGTTTTTTCGTAAGCAGGGTGGATACCCTTGCCGATAAATACCTCGAAGAAAAGCTCAACAACGCAAAGGACGGACCATCAGAGGAGAAAATAAGGACCCTAATGGGAAAGGCCGCTGTTGCCAACGCCCAGCTTGCATATGAGTCCTTCAAGATGGCCTTCTCTTCCGACTGGTTTTTATACTTGAAACGTAAGGATGCAAAGATACAGAGGCTTCTCTGGGGAAGCACGAGCACAAAAAATCCCCGGTACAGCGACATCCTCTATGTCCGGGAACTGATAGGCCCCGGCACTGTAAACACTATGCCGGATGATACATGGAAGGCCTTTAAAGACCACGGAAGGGTAGAGAGGACCATTGACAGGGATATTGACGGTGCAAAGAGTATACTTAATGAAATAGAGAGTCTTGGAATCAGCATGAGCAGCATAACAAAGGAACTGGAAGATGAGGGAGTGAGACTCTTTGCCGAATCCTTCGACTCACTCATTGCACTTATTAAGCAAAAGAGAGAGGAACTGTCTTGA